A genomic region of Spea bombifrons isolate aSpeBom1 chromosome 9, aSpeBom1.2.pri, whole genome shotgun sequence contains the following coding sequences:
- the FOS gene encoding protein c-Fos encodes MYQGFSSNTEYEATSSRCSSASPAGDSLSYYPSPAASFSSLGSPVTPQDFCTDSSGSFVPTVTAISTSTDLQWLVQPTLISSVAPSQPRAHPYGSTPAYGRTGVLKGSGGRGQSLGRRGKMEQLSPEEEEKRKVRRERNKMAAAKCRNRRRELTDTLQAETDVLEDQKSALQAEIAGLLKEKEKLEFVLAAHKPACKIPHDLDGDFQDFSSSLDLGLIAGVSSAASTLETSADSLFPLSLPQSSISEKENPQLQVSLELKSEPLDDFLFTSPHHPGAPDAARSVPDVDLTSSLCASDWEPLYNTLSADMEPLCTPVVTCTPTCTTYTTSFVFTYPESEPFPNCGAAHRRGSSSNEQSSDSLNSPTLLAL; translated from the exons ATGTATCAAGGATTTTCCAGTAATACCGAGTATGAGGCCACCTCATCCCGCTGTAGCAGCGCCTCGCCTGCTGGGGACAGCCTGAGCTACTACCCGTCTCCGGCGGCTTCCTTCTCCAGCCTGGGATCCCCAGTCACCCCACAG GATTTCTGCACGGACTCCAGTGGCAGCTTTGTCCCCACGGTCACAGCCATTTCCACTTCCACGGACCTGCAGTGGCTGGTGCAGCCCACCCTCATCTCTTCAGTAGCCCCATCTCAGCCTCGTGCCCACCCATACGGATCTACCCCCGCCTACGGTCGAACTGGAGTCCTGAAAGGGTCCGGAGGCAGAGGGCAGAGCCTGGGCCGCAGGGGGAAGATGGAGCAG CTTTCtccagaagaggaggaaaaaaggaaagtgCGACGGGAACGGAATAAGATGGCGGCAGCCAAGTGTCGTAACAGGCGTCGGGAGCTGACGGACACACTCCAAGCT GAGACCGATGTGCTGGAGGATCAGAAGTCTGCGCTCCAAGCGGAGATCGCCGGCCTCCtgaaggagaaggagaagctGGAGTTCGTACTCGCGGCCCACAAACCCGCTTGCAAGATCCCCCATGACCTGGACGGTGACTTTCAGGACTTCAGCTCCTCTCTGGACCTCGGTCTGATTGCTGGCGTCTCTTCTGCTGCTTCCACCCTGGAGACGTCGGCGGACTCTCTCTTCCCTCTGAGCCTTCCTCAGTCTTCCATCTCTGAGAAGGAGAATCCGCAGCTGCAGGTCTCTCTGGAGCTCAAATCCGAGCCTTTGGATGACTTCCTCTTTACCTCTCCTCATCATCCTGGAGCGCCTGACGCCGCTCGCTCCGTACCGGATGTGGACCTCACCAGCTCACTGTGCGCCTCTGACTGGGAGCCCCTGTATAACACCCTGTCTGCAGACATGGAGCCTCTGTGCACGCCGGTCGTCACCTGCACGCCAACATGCACCACTTACACCACTTCCTTTGTCTTCACGTACCCCGAGTCGGAGCCGTTCCCCAACTGCGGGGCAGCGCATCGCAGAGGCAGCAGCAGCAACGAGCAATCGTCGGACTCTCTCAACTCTCCCACCCTGCTGGCTCTGTAA